One genomic window of Camelina sativa cultivar DH55 chromosome 5, Cs, whole genome shotgun sequence includes the following:
- the LOC104785386 gene encoding taxadien-5-alpha-ol O-acetyltransferase-like, translated as MGSLVHVKEATVITPSDQTPSSVLSLSALDSQLFLRFTIEYLLVYPLPVSDQDYSLSARLKSALSRALVSYFPFSGRVRERPDGCGGGGLEVNCRGQGALFLEAVSDVLTCLDFQKPPRHVTSWRKLLSLHVIDVLAGAPPLVVQLTWLRDGGAALAVGVNHCVSDGIGSAEFLALFAELSKDSLSQTESRRKHLWDRQLLMPSPASGSLSHPEFNRVPDLCGFVNRFNAERLVPTSVVFERQKLNELKKLASRLGEFNPKHTSFEVLSAHVWRSWARSLNLPSNQIIKLLFSVNIRDRVKPSLPSGYYGNAFVVGCAQTTVKDLTEKGLSHATMLVKQAKERVGDDYVRSVVEAVSKERASPDSVGVLILSQWSRLGLEKLDFGFGKPIHIGSVCCDRYCLLLPVPERSDAVKVMVAVPSSAVDTYENLVLSPNA; from the coding sequence ATGGGATCCTTAGTTCATGTGAAAGAAGCCACAGTTATTACTCCTTCCGACCAAACACCTTCTTCTGTTCTGTCTCTCTCAGCTTTAGATTCTCAGCTTTTCCTCCGTTTCACCATCGAGTACCTCCTCGTTTACCCACTACCCGTTTCCGACCAAGATTACTCTCTCTCCGCTCGTCTCAAATCCGCTCTCTCTCGCGCTCTCGTTTCTTACTTCCCTTTCTCCGGCCGCGTCCGTGAGAGACCCGACGGTTGTGGTGGCGGAGGTCTCGAGGTCAATTGCCGTGGCCAAggtgctctgtttcttgaagcCGTCTCTGACGTCCTCACGTGCCTTGACTTTCAGAAACCTCCCCGGCACGTGACTAGCTGGCGAaagcttctttctcttcacGTCATCGATGTCCTCGCTGGCGCCCCTCCTCTCGTCGTTCAGCTCACTTGGCTCCGTGACGGCGGCGCTGCTTTAGCCGTCGGTGTCAACCACTGCGTCTCCGACGGTATCGGCAGCGCTGAGTTTCTCGCCTTGTTCGCCGAGTTATCTAAAGACTCGCTGAGTCAAACCGAGTCGAGGAGGAAACACTTATGGGATCGACAATTGCTTATGCCGTCTCCGGCTAGTGGCTCGTTGAGCCATCCAGAGTTCAACCGAGTTCCCGATCTATGCGGATTCGTAAACCGGTTCAACGCCGAGCGACTCGTTCCTACGTCGGTCGTTTTCGAGAGACAGAAGCTTAACGAGCTAAAGAAACTCGCGAGTCGACTCGGCGAGTTCAATCCGAAACACACGTCGTTCGAGGTACTCTCCGCGCATGTATGGCGGAGCTGGGCGAGATCACTGAACTTGCCGTCGAACCAGATCATTAAGCTTTTGTTCAGCGTCAACATTAGAGACCGAGTTAAACCGAGTCTACCGAGTGGATACTACGGGAACGCATTCGTCGTCGGATGTGCGCAAACCACCGTGAAAGACTTGACGGAGAAAGGATTAAGCCACGCGACGATGCTCGTGAAACAAGCGAAGGAGAGAGTCGGAGATGATTACGTTAGATCGGTGGTGGAAGCTGTGAGCAAGGAGAGAGCGAGTCCTGACTCGGTTGGAGTCTTGATACTGTCGCAGTGGTCACGACTCGGTTTAGAGAAGCTCGATTTCGGTTTTGGTAAACCGATTCACATTGGATCGGTTTGTTGTGACCGTTACTGTTTGTTGCTTCCGGTTCCAGAACGAAGTGACGCCGTTAAAGTAATGGTCGCCGTTCCGTCAAGTGCTGTTGACACCTACGAGAATCTTGTGTTGAGTCCTAACGCTTAA